In Mixophyes fleayi isolate aMixFle1 chromosome 3, aMixFle1.hap1, whole genome shotgun sequence, the genomic stretch AACCAAACTGACTGCAGTGACAGGGACTTGTGGTGTGAATCGGCGACTCATATAGTAAAGAGAGCAGATCTCCTAAGTGGCAATCCTTCTGGGTTGAACCTGTGATTCTTGTTTTCCTGTGGGTTGAGGGAGGCCCATATAATGCAATGCACTCACCAAACTCAAGATGGGTATCAAAACATTAAATATGTGTATAACTCTGAGCGCTCCTAGGGTGGCTGCCTCAGATGTGTATCTGGATTATcaccaaaaaaactatttttgtatAGCTTAGCAATATAACGATAAACATGATAAATTTCTGGCCTCAAGCAGGAGACAGGATGTTCTGTTTGCCTAATTTACCTCGAGTCTGTGTGGTCTGGATGGACCCCGTCCTTCATTAGACACTGCAGCATATGTGTATTAACTTCACTTAATCCTGGATGTATATGAACAGTGTGGGACTGACAAGCCACCTTTCCTATTAACTTTTGGGTGGAGATCCATATCTCTTTTTTCTTCAGGAgttgtatatacattatatatttttatgtggtaTTACCACCTATGCTAatcatacaatatttttattattgactgATGTGTCATTGTTTTCTAAGAaactattttatgtttttctagatTGTCTATTTTTTTGTGTATCTTAGGTATGAAATGgtccatgttttaatttatgtttaattgtaataaattttataattatactaTATCATTATTACCACATTATATACCTCCACCCACTGGGTATTGATCACATTACCATTTCTAGTGTATCATTGTAGAAGTCAATGAGCACCCAGCAATTTGAATTTATTTGTATCTTTTTAAGGAAGGGATACCCTTAGCTGGCGCAGCTCTTGCATCAATGCAGGTAGAGAGCGCGAATCCTATCTATTTCTAAGGATGTTCTGTTTGGACTATAACAATCAATACAAGTCCCATCAGAGTGGATGACTGCATGAGTGCAGGGTAACTTTCCATCTATGGATGGATTGCCTTATACCATTTAAGTTTGCATTACTGCTCACGGGCACCCTGTGGCTAAGAACTTTACGGAGAGGCTTTATCATCAGCAAACTCTGGTAGGCGGCCAATACCTAGTATTGGAGGAGTCATATTGATTCATTTATGTCTTGTTCAAATTAACCTTTTAATTTATAAATGAAGGTAATACTCTTTTTAATACATATACATCTGTAACATGAATACGAGGGTCTTCGGGTGAAAATCCTTGCTGGATACACAAAGGGCAGATTACTACATGTGAAATAATTTCATTGGATAGGAGACTATTTATGAACTCAGAACTCTATGAgaagttatttttatttgatgGAAGACTTTGTATGAATATATTTAAGAGCTTTCATTGAAAAACTGGGAcctgtgtgttttagttttgcatATTCTTTATACTGTAGCGCCTATAGATGTTTATCATATTGCTAATCATGATGGGTATCAATTCTAATTATAAAAACACCTAAACAGTGTACTCAAATAGAACTGAATGGATCCAATTGGACATCCACAGATTAATTCCTCGGCCCCCATACTGCTGTGGGCGATTCCTTAAGGGTGTCACTATCTTTGGTTCACATGAGAGATATTAATAATGTGATGGATGCTGAATTAGACAGATGAAAAGATTTCTCAGTACCTATTGGTACAGTGTCTCCCATGTTTCACAGACTAATAGAAAACATGTGATCTGTTGATATCTGGAGAATTACATTTACATTGATGAGACAATTATCTTTACACATGGTCCCAGAATTAATCTGACCCTTGTCTCCCATGTACTAATTCCTATAGTCAAAGTAGTAAAATATCTAGCAGGAAGGATTTCTGATCGCGAGAGTGGCGGCCTCAAGAACTTCTCCAGGAGAAAAAGAAGCCCAACTAAAACAAGTGTGTTGTTATCTTGAGAGTTAAAACCTTTCCTCACATAATGCagagacaaggggctagatttactaagctgcgggtttgaaaaagtgggaatgttgcctatagcaaccaatgagattctagctgtcattttgtagaatgtactaaataaatgaaagctagaatctgattggttgctataggcaacatccccactttttcaaacccgcagcttagtaaatctagcccaaggactCAATGGTTGTGTGCTTGGAAGGAATTGACTGATTACTTTcttgataaatatatttacaggATGCTTTCTCCAGAAGTTGACTATCTAGAGGACGTAAAAGTCGTAACAAGGTTTTTATAGGTAAACCTGCAGAAGAATCATTAATGAGGTGCTAGAACTATCTTGAGGAGCCAGAGACCAGTTGTGGTGAAGAAGCAGCGCACTAGAGGCTGCCAAGACTGCATAAACTTCTTGCAGATTTCTATAATAAACAGGGGAAAAAGTGGTAACTTTCAGGTATATTTAACCAGGGCAGAAATAATAAATAGTACTATACTTGTCATTTTAGACAGAGGCAACAAGCATTATTTGAATGATACAATTGCCAATGTTTTTCTATAATTCTTATAGAAGTTTGCATAGTACCCAGGTGAGTTACAGGCATCAACAACTAATGGACTACATGCACAAATAAATATTTCCAAGttacccttaggggtatatttactaaactgcgggtttgaaaaaaatggagatgttgcctatagcaaccaatcagcttcttgctgtcattttgcagaatgtagtaaatgataactagaatctgactggttcatataggcaacatctccactttttcaaaaccgcaggttagtaaatatacccctttgagtCTATGAAATAGCTCAATATCTCTATTACGCTACATTACAACTAGAGACAGCAGTCACCTGTTTCCCTAAGAAAAAGCCAGGTTTAGATGGGATTCCAATGGGaatatataagagatgtataTCCGTTTTCATTCCTAAACTACTGGAAAGTTTTGACACAGTAATGCCTGAGGAAATTTTCTGAAGCATTGGTCAATGCTATATGAAAATCTGGGTAAGACTTACCTACCTACTCTAACCTACAGTCCTATTTCTACAGATTTCAAGATACTGAATAAAGGTCTGGCTATTTGTTCAAGCAGAAACGCAAATGTTTTAGCCAAGTACTTCAAGAACAGTTTAATTCCATACAAAGTATCCAAGACATCAAAAATAATGCTAGTTTAAGTGTAGGATTATCCAAACCAAAAATTGCCTTTCAAGACATTGTCGTTTATAACgtgccctgcaaagttgccgaatatcaACGATTTGCAAAAAgctctgcttaatacatttaacctTCAGGTGTTTTTAACAGATAACCCAATCCTAACTAACTTTCTTCCTCTGTGCTCCCGATGATTTCAAGATGCAGCTGACAACAAGTTGTATTCTACAGGCATCAGAGCCTTTAAGACTGTTACGTTCATAGACTGTCAGAGACAGCCTCTAGTCTCGCTTTCATAGACTAGGAAAGAGACTGGAAATGCTAATTAACTCCCTCAAGCTGATCCTTTCCAAAACGGTGATAAATAAGCAATATTTGATTTTCACACAATACCAACAGGGAAACAGCAACAAGAAAAAACAGGTAAACAGAATATTTTAGATCTATTGCTTACTTTATTGTTAGCAAGAATTAAACAATTCTTTACAAGTTTCCAGATTTATAACAATTCTGAGAAACACTGCAAAGTGATAAGGCATGTCTCTAATGTGATGTCATAACAAGAGTTCTGCTGAATTTCACAAAATCATGTAAAGCCCATCTACAAGTTACAATGGGTTCTAAGTGCTTATAAGAGGACGGAGCAGATGATaaacaattaattttattttttgcaagatCGATATCTTTCAGCTACATTATCCCAGTTTATGACATTCCAGATAGCTTTCAAATAGTCAGGTCTAACATTCTTATATTGCAGATAGTAAGCATGTTCCCATACATCAATGCCCAGAAGCGGAATAAGacctgaaaaacaaaataaacagaaaatgaaaCATAGATTACATTTGAATATGGAATATAAATGACAACTGACAAGTACTTGATTATGTAATATTCAACAAAACTAACAGTGCAGATTCATTTGAATGCTGGACTTTCTGGTCAGCTACAAAAgaacaccaaaaaaacaaaaaacacaacacacaACAAGCCATGGAAAAGTGGAGGCTGTCAGGTGGTTACAGAAGGAGATCATTCATGAATTACTTGTTTTGCAAatgatacaaatgtttatggtttCCTACAGTTACAAtatgttaaataattttatccattATAAAACACTCTTCACTGATGCTACATAACTCAAATTCAAAGTAGGTGATGAAGATGGCAAAACCGCTTCTTCATAAAAGTGAATATATACAGTAATTAATAAAACTTTCAATGTAGCACTCCCTGTGTTACACACTGTAACTAACTGCACTTCTCCATTAAAATTACTTAAAAGGTTCTTAGAAGGTAACTGACTGGATCACAGTGTGACTGGATCCCttacaagtaacttatggtataaatttaattatataaataagcaccctgcgctatttcctttaattgccaatgcacttatttttgatattgtgtatattttgatataggaaatgtttatttttggagACAAGgggagaaaatgtgttttttcagttacaaccttgctagaggaaatgcattatttctgatgtatatatcagatacaataagtctttgtttaggaagtcttttgtgtatctctgtgtaaggaaatgccttgtttggggtttgcaacttttcttagggaattcttttctttggaggaaatgtgtattctgcaactattAGAAGAAAGcatccatgttaatctcatgttgattagaccttttgatgtgagtgtccaataccccttaaagGGAAAAGAAGGGATAATTAGACTTGCCGTCAGATGTCCAcagtaagatgcaggaaatcacagcaaggttttaggatatcacagtaAAGCGTAAATAttattagctttgcattgcatgtaaatccatgtttggattcTAAAAATtggcctgtgaggctgtgtctaaaacacaccaaaaaaaaagccATTGCAAACTGAAATGTaacattctgatgttccatctgaccactgatacctttaatcaatggaactgtccttgtcagaacacttgagcgaaataagcatcactctttgcttcaggaccctacttgacaactttttcaatattgctgtaatcctgtgacctacagattagaccctaaggggggtattcaattgttagcgattTTGTAATTTCGAGCGCGttacgtcttttttttttttattattattttcgagcgcggaaacttctcccaCAATTcaaattttttgttatttttttttaccgaaacggtcttatcgcgttccaaacgtttgtcaatgttaaaatataggctggatgcgaaccctcagcggaaaaagctattcaattgttttttaacgctgtgggtgaaacaggcaaatctgctgtttcatctctcacctccttggtctgctcaaagaaaaaatttttttactaagttaagaaaaatatacattaaactgaaaaaataggtgtaaaagttcataaaaataacctaaaagctgaaaagtactatttttttaaaaaaataaaagtgtaataaataattttttgaaagttccccctttaaaaaaaatctattagtggtgcatgtatttaaactttattttatttttttaaggggggggggtggttgtgcctgacctcagtcagctcacatcaaaattgtgaaaagtagcatgttatttatttatttttttaaaaccaaaagcgtttgctccgcactctatttagtcttaaccctagtgctggcaggctattgctgtgtgttaaaatcttttattttgcgtagggttccccctattttaattgaaccagtattaggcaaaccagccggggtgataggcactatagcaggggggggggggggaatgcagtttgggtcccacggccataatgactaaacacccacagactgttcagcgctggcctggattccctagggagtgtggtccgctggaaaatgtaagcgggccacccccctagggactaGGGcacttcctactacccctggcctgtgggtagtagggtaataaatagtgtgggcatgctgctacttgtctaactacaagcaccagcgtacccatggcacccagggcatgtttgcacatgtagaaccacaagtgccaaaatgctcttacacccacggctggctgtgatctgtagttccacaaagcaaaatgttaaataaaagcacaacaccctcattccaaccacaaatctttattaaaaataataaaaccccaagaaatacagtaaacaccctcatgtacaccatagatttttattaaaaaaataaaaataaaaatactcaccatggacgaaaacctcagttttctgatgctttaccttcacacactcatttacgcaaagtcccaacaaatatttgtaccttcgaagaaatgtccggcttgcccactgtcccacaaatatttgtaccttacaaatgtccatgcttggccagtgttcaagaaatgtttgtaaatggcaaaaaatttacctgcttgtaaaatctttaaatctgctgtccaggaggggagggggggggggcattgttgcttgcagtgctggggcccttcttgattgcattaaatttcttttattttttttatactaaaatgactgccttaaccactcctcatttcaaactcacAAGGACCAATAacagagcgcgagggggtggatgcaatgttaacaattgaattgagcgtttttgggtttttttcgagcgcgggattttcacccgtctcgctaacaattgaatatgccccttaatccaATCCGTCCCCTGGCcgtttgaggtttggacccacctctccagtaccaacgctctgccgctacccagcagctctggccggtgtgataggccaggtgggATCCACCCACAGCACCCTGACCTATACTAAACTGTcaagggtaccagcccaagtgtactagCACGGGAGTACAATAGCAGCGACAGTTagccagaaggaacatggttctggacGCCATAAAGGAGtcaagtggtggcagcaggctcctcctactgcggcaggagggagTATTCGGAAAAACGAAGGGGgactgtggcaaagtaagcccagtcagttcccagcaacaagagacagggtagcataggtggtccatcatgTCACAGTAACTTTGCACTTAAATCATGTTGATCTGGAGCTCTAGTACTAAAATGCTTGTCGGGAACCCGATTAATTATGCTATATTTTTACACCCAATAACACTTCTAAAACAGCACCTCAGGCTGGAAGGggcaggggaaaaaaaaggaaaaaccacAACCAATAATTAGTATCTTTCAGAATACATTGTAATGTTAGTCCTCACCTGTTGTTCCTTGCAGGGGGTCCTGATTAGCACAAGCAGCCACTTGTAGTCGATTGGATTCTTTGTTGTAACCTAGCCAGCCCCATCCTGATCCCTGCACTGCAACGGATGTAGTGGTGACCTTCTCCTTAAACTTCTCAAAGGAGCCAAAGTCACGTTTTATTGCCTCTAAAAGTTCACCTAATACAGCAAAATGTATTATCATgaggaaaaaatacaaaacaatgtcATGTAAGTCCGTAGAGAACAAAACATTTGATATGAAACATACACTGACCTTGAGGTTCTCCGCCCCCATTGGGAGAAAGATTTGTCCAGAAGATGGTGTGATTTATATGGCCACCACCATTAAATTTAAGGGCAGGCTGGAGAGAGACCTGAGCAGTAACATcacctaaaaataaaatgatcattAGATTCCAAATACAGACATACTTTAAACTACAATGAATTTAGGTTTGTATAGGACTATGAATCCAAAATGTGAGATGACAACACACACTAGCAGGTGTTTTAAAAATCCAAAACTTTATTATACTTCAGGTTTtgagaaaagataaaaaaaaaaaaaaaagtttaataatcATACTCTTCTAGGGCTTCTCCCAGCATATTTAAAAaactgaatagaaaaaaaaaaagtttattctaTCAACTCTATTCTCTCAAAAAATGTCTAAATATTATCTGTGATCTACCAAGATGCCTAAATTTGTCTTAATGGAAAACCAAAGTTCACTCCTCCAAAAGCAATGGAGTTTGTGCAGCCAGGTTTTTGCCAGACATAACCAGGGCCTATAATTCCAAATATAACACGAGACAGAGGTCCATGGGATGTCCGAGCAAGTATAACCCTCTGGAGCCATGGTTGGAATGGTTTTCGGGATctgaatgtttaaaaaataagaaCCAGGAGTCGAGATAAAGTTGCTAGTCTTTTGGGAGAGTGTTTACCTTTTTGAAAAGTGATGTCCAAGTCATGATTTCACCTGAGAGACGCCTGTGAGTAGTGATACTGCCTATGTTAGCTTATTGAGTGAGGCCAGTGAGGAGTGTATATGTATCCAATGTGATTGCTACAGACAGGACAAAAGACCCATCATGCAAAGCTCCTGTGTCCAGTGTTGCAACTTGTTAAATATTGCCAAGTAACCAAGAACTGTACTTGAGCATAAATTGTCAATGATGTAAATTAAGCTACCTTGTTTATTGCCATTAAAGACAGAGATGAACTaggacatagttgcctactctcccggtatgtccaggagactcctgaatttctgggagtcttcccggactctcgggagagcaggcaattctccccaATCTTGGCCGCCTCTGTAAATTAAACGGAGGGGGCTGGGCTTTGTGACGGCGTGCACACGTCATCGTGCCCCCGTCCCTTGTTTTTATTGGCCCAGTATAGTGATAACCGTTTTTGGGGGCTGGGCTAATGACATGATTCTACGAGCCCCATACACCCTCCTGTCCCCCGGACCTTCCGGGAAACAAGTTgcctatgttggcaagtatggtctagagCACATTGCTATATCAAGTGATAAACGTACCCCGCTATACTTGCTGCAGCTACATAACATACAAAGTATTTATTACAAAACCTGCATGGTCTAGGACTCCTGTTTGCTGAATTCCCACAAGAACCTGAGATGAGAGAGACTGAGCTAGAACAAAGTGGCAGGCCCAAGGGTATTTCAGAGGTAGGTGCTAGTAAGAAATGCAACTAAAATGTCCACCAGGTGGCTACACAACTAAATTGTGGCAGGTGCTGGAGTGGTTATTGCATACAGTGATTTTTGATACCTTTAGCTAGAGCCTCTGCATATTTTGCCTCTGCAATATTTAGGTTGTTTACATAAGCAGCATGGTGTTTACTGTGGTGGAGCTGCATAATTTCAGCACTGAGGTAGGGCTGTAGTGCACCATAATCATATGGTAAGTCAGGCAAAGTATGCTTCTGTCTTGAAGCTAGACATCCCAAAGCAGGAGCTAGTCTAAGGCTAGTTCtgtaagggaaaaaaacaaattagGAGTCAGtgaatttatttttgaaaaattattgAAACAATGTAGCTGTAACAGTGCATTACATAATGAAACacagattccccccccccccccccaaacaaaattCTATATGGATGTTAAAATATTGCAACCATTTATGTCAAATAAGATATGAACCTCAAAAAACAACCAATTTGAAAATGATTTGAGGCCTAACAAATCCTCTGCCTTAATTCCTTAAACTGGTATACTCTTTATTAGTGATAGAATgtaaacacttaggggtaaatttatcaagctgctagtttctggcgggtttgaaaagtgcagatgttgcctatagcagccaatcagattctagttatcatttattctaGTTTCCCTACATCTTTACTGCATAGTACAGAGTATTACCacttaacccagtggttcccaaacttttgcagttcgcggcacccttagagtctctacattttttcaaggcacccctccaatataattattgagcagtcctgttttagttgggtctaaaaattgtaataagtatttaggtcaggaaagaaatacttatttagctgtatgcaaaaatgccccctctgcatccagacactctgcctcctctgcatccagacacactgccccctctcacactgccccctgtcccccctcctatgctctctgtcacgctgtcccccctcctctgccctctctcacaatgtccccctcctctgctctctctaacaatgtccccctcctctgccctctctcacaatgtccccctccctcctctgccctgtcacgctgtcccctccactgcccctctcacgctgtgtccccctccactgcccctctcacgctgtgtccccctccactgccccgttgtcaccctcctctgccccgctgtctgcccctctgtcacaattctctgccccgctgtgcccctctgtctggcccgctgtgcccctctgtctggcccgctgtctgccccgccgtcactcctctgccgcgagccagccataggaaaaaacaaagagcacatacacttaccaatccgcacggcgccgagacccagcagactcctctctcccacagctgtcactgaatatcgacgtcagtgagaGCTGCgggaggagtctgctgggtcccggcgccacgcggattggtaagtgtatgtgctctttgttttttcctatggctggctcggggcacggcgcacagtttgggaaccgccgacttaacctataaattaaaatgtgataTGTCAAGGTATAGAATCCATCCCAACAGTTAACAGTGCTTTGGTATATAGGTCCATAATTTCACTACACAATTTTAATAAAGCCTAGATACGTTGTTCTGTTGCATGGCATATTTATGCCTCATATTGCATTTACCACTTCCCATAATGTGTGTACTGTAACATTAAATTTACCAGACCATGATGCTACTACAGTTTGCCTTTGGCCCAGAGACCCTTTttcctgaaaataaatatttctattgtGTAAAGGACAAATGCCATTTGCATTCAAGACGGTTTCAAACCTAACCATAGTGTGAAACTGATAGTGTATAGTCTCTGGCAATACAACAGATACAATCAGCATCCTCACATGGCTGGTAAAGAAAACACATCATTTGAGCATTTTTAGTCGCTTGATGCTTACTACGGTTATTAAATGTAAACCTAACCGAGCAGCCAAGTAAACAACTAGAAGGTTGCATAACGTACAACAACTCTCCCGTGGAGCCAACTTCAAGATAACAAGAATGATGGTAGTGAGCAAGTCTTATCGGATAATCAACGTTTTGAGAGTTTACAACCACTACAGAAAGGGTGGTAAATTAACTGCAACATAAAGCGAATAGAGTAATATTCTGCCATCTGCTCACAAAGACATCACGTTGTTAGTATGAACTATCAGTGATCACGCATGCAGCACTAAGACCTTGTAAATGTCCCTGCACTGATTAACAAATAAGACTCACCTGCCACACAAACCAAGTCGGCAAAGCATGCTTTACTGTGACAATATCGCGACAATCACTTGAACTTGAACCCAGTGCAGTTACCTGTCCCTACTATATATAAGAGAGTGACTCTGTCCTTGCCCTATCTCCTCCCACTGACTCTGTATTGTAGTTCCGGGACATGCAGGGAACACTCCTCCTTCTGCCTTCCCACACCACATGGAAGGTATTTCACTGACACCGATAATATCTCTGGGTTGTGATCAACTAGACGCTATTTACTGGTATTCAAAGTAATTTAATTAGAACATGATGTATCTATTTATAATTACAAATACAAGATTATAATGTAAATCTCGCTTTTGCTTAATACATTATACTAGTTGCAGATAATCATTACACTTATACTAGATTTTGTTTCCAGCGTCACCCCAAAGTCTAGGTAAATTACTTGACATCATGTTACACAGTAGAAAATCATATTAATATCAAATTTATCACCTTTTTAACAATGAGAAAAAATATTATTCTGGCTATCTTACTAAAACACTTTCTTACCCAAGCTCCAATAGCATTCACTTATTATTCTAATTtattctaatgagcagggtcctccgtaccctttgttttcgtgtctccatttattttttctgtttttgttttaggtatgtcctgttttatgtatgtgcttgtcttccctactgtaccgtgctgcggagcactgtggcgccttacaaatctacaataataatattctgaAAGTAGAGaaaagca encodes the following:
- the SOD2 gene encoding superoxide dismutase [Mn], mitochondrial, translating into MLCRLGLCGRTSLRLAPALGCLASRQKHTLPDLPYDYGALQPYLSAEIMQLHHSKHHAAYVNNLNIAEAKYAEALAKGDVTAQVSLQPALKFNGGGHINHTIFWTNLSPNGGGEPQGELLEAIKRDFGSFEKFKEKVTTTSVAVQGSGWGWLGYNKESNRLQVAACANQDPLQGTTGLIPLLGIDVWEHAYYLQYKNVRPDYLKAIWNVINWDNVAERYRSCKK